AGTACGCTCTACATGGTAAAGCTGCTGTTTGATGGATCTGCTGAAACTCCACTAATCGATGGGTTTAACAAGGTTTCAATTCCTGGACTCTCCAAAATCCCAGTGATCGGTGAAGGGATATTTAATTCCTATCCGACCACTTATCTGGCCATTGTGCTGGTTATTGTTATTTATTTCGTTTTGTTTAAAACGCCATTTGGACTGCGTTTACGCGCAGTAGGTGAACATCCTAGTGCTGCAGACACCTTAGGGGTCAAGGTGAAGCGGATGAGATATATCGGCGTAATGCTGAGTGGATTGCTGGCTGGTATCGGTGGTGCTACAATCACTCTAACTACAACCGGAACCTTTGGACATAATACGATTTCAGGTCAAGGTTTTATCGCTATTGCAGCGATGATCTTTGGTAAGTGGAATCCGCTTGGTGCCTTTGGCGCTGCTGTATTCTTCGGATTCTCTCAAGCGATCCGTAACTACGTACAATTGTTTGAATGGTCAAAGGACATTCCACAAGAGTTTATCTTTATGATTCCTTACGTATTAACGATCATTGTATTGGTGGGTGCTGTAGGTCGTTCCGCTGCTCCTAAGGCATTAGGTCAGCCTTACGATCCTGGTAAACGCTAGATCTTTTCGATTTTTTGCTTATATCATTATCAAGCCGTATTTCCGGACTTTTCCGGAGATACGGCTTTTTTTGTTAGGATCGATATGGATAAACATTAAGAGGTAAGGGCAAGTGTACAGGCGAAGGTACTTTTGTGCGAATAAACTGTTTTGAAGATGGCGGGAATCAGAGGCATGCAAAACTTTTTGGAGGGGATATTATGACTAAGCCAGTTACGAAAAAGCAGGTTATGAGGCTCATAGGTAAACAGATCATCGCTGTGAAAAAAGATGGCACACAGGTTACAGGAAAGTTGCTTCGTGTATCAGGAAATCGTCTTATTTTGCAACGTGTAAGTGGTAAAAAAGTACAAACTAAAGCAATCATTCCATTAGTGTTGTTTGATTTGCTCGCCATTGGTACTGCCCCTTATGCTTATGGTGGAGGTTATGGCGGTGGCTATGGAGGAGGCTATGGTGGAGCTACACCTTATGGTGGCGGTTACGGATATGGAACTCCTTATGGAGGTTATGGGTACGGAGGCACACCATATTCACCTTTTGGATTCTTTTGAGTTCCGATAAGTGCTGCTTTGGCTAGGAGAATCGTTTCTCAAGCTCGTAACAAAAACTTAGCGATTGATAACGGGCTACGCTGTAGCCCAATTTTCGATAAAAGGCTAGCGCTGCTGCATTCCCTAGATCGACAGATACCTTAGAACGATGACAACCGCGAGAAAGTGCAAATCTTTCTGCCCGATCCATAAGCATATTTCCCAAGTGTTTTCGCCGAGCATCTGGTGCAATGGCTAGCATATCGATGTAGAGTAAATCACCATGCAGCAAGAAATGGACAAACCCGTTTGGATCGCTTTCATAGTCGGGACAGGTGACAAGTGTGATTCCGTGTCCTAGACGACGGGGTAAATCCTTTTTGATTTTAGTGATTTCAGTTTGCGGCAGATGAGATAATGGAACGAGCTGTCGCTCGATTAAATCAAAAATAACAACGTCATCCTGCTTCGGTCGACGATAACGAATCATAGAGCGTCCCCTTTCCACGCATTGTCGTACATCATATGTTGGGAGAGGGGCAGGCGTTCCGAGAGGGTAGAAGCAGGAGTTGTGACGATTTTAAAAATAAGGGTATTGACTATCCGTGATAGGAATCATATAATGTGTCTAAACATTTTAACGAACATACATGTATCGGCAATGATGAGGACGAAGTTTTAAGGGCTCTTTTGCTCAGAGAGTGTGAGGATTTGCTGCAACCTCCACCGAAATCCCTTATATACGAGCTCACCTCGGAGCTGTTTCCCTGAAAGGTCCACTGGCTAGAGTGGTGGAATTATTAGGGGGAATCGTTTAGTCCGCGTTACGGACTTCAGGTTACAGAGATTAGGGCCCTTGCCTACATCGATGGATTTTTGTATACCTGATAAGGCGTTGCATCGCGAGATGTAATGCAAACATGGGTGGTACCACGGAAGATCAACCTTTCGTCCCTCACGCGCTAATACTGTGCGTGGGAGGCGGAAGGTTTTTTTGTTTTATAAATAACTATTTGCTGATGTATAGAGGACGGTCCGTCATTTGCATAATGAATGTTAAATATCGGAGGAGGAATACTGATGAGCGCGCAAATACCGGAATTACGGTCTACAGAGCAGCTAAAAGAAAAATGGATGGAGCCGGAAGTTATTACCGGTTCGGAAATACTACTCCGCAGCCTTGTATTGGAGGGTGTAGACACAGTATTCGGATATCCAGGTGGAGCTGTATTGTACATTTATGATGCATTGTACGGTTTTACGGATTTCAATCACGTGTTAACACGTCATGAGCAAGGAGCGATTCATGCAGCTGACGGTTACGCTAGAGCAAGTGGCAAACCAGGGGTGTGTATCGCAACCTCGGGTCCTGGCGCAACAAACCTTGTAACAGGTATTGCTACAGCATATATGGACTCCACTCCATTGGTCGTAATCACAGGTAACGTTTTCTCAAGCCTGATCGGTACAGATGCTTTCCAGGAAGCAGACATTACTGGAATCACGATGCCAATCACTAAACACAGCTACTTTGTAAGAGATGTTGAGGATCTCCCTCGCGTAATACATGAAGCTTTCCATGTGGCGAATACCGGTCGTAAAGGTCCAGTATTGATCGATATACCGAAAGATGTGTCGGCAGCAAAGACGTTGTTCACACCAGTGAAGACCGTAAATCTTCGTGGCTACAACCCTTGTACAGTTCCAAACAAACTGCAGCTTGATAAACTGGTTCGTGCGATTGAGGTTGCTGAACGTCCGATTATCATTGCAGGTGGTGGAGTTATCTATTCCGGAGCACATGAGGCTATGTTCGAATTCGTGAAACGGACAGAGATTCCAATAACTACAACCTTGCTGGGACTTGGAGCCTTCCCAAGTGCTGAAGAGCTTTGGATGGGAATGCCAGGTATGCATGGCACATATACCGCAAACAATGCGATTCAGCAATGCGATCTGCTCATTAATATCGGTGCCCGCTTCGATGACCGTGTTACGGGTAGGCTGGACGGCTTCGCGCCAAAAGCCAAGATCGTGCATATCGATATCGATCCTGCAGAAATCGGAAAAAATGTATCGCCTGATATTCCGATCGTTGGAGATGTAAAAACTGTACTGGAAATGCTGATTCCTGAGGTTGGCCGTGCATCTAAGGCTGATGCTTGGAGAACGCATATCGCGCAGTCGAAGCTTGATCAGCCACTTCGGTATAAAGATTCGGAGACAGAGCTTAAACCACAATGGGTTATTGAAATGATTAATGACACCACTAATGGTGAAGCGATTGTTACTACGGACGTTGGCCAGCATCAAATGTGGGCAGCACAATATTACAAGTTCAATCATCCGCGTTCATGGATTACTTCAGGTGGTCTTGGAACGATGGGCTTCGGATTCCCATCAGCTATCGGTGCGCAAATGGCACATCCTGAACGGTTGGTAGTA
This Paenibacillus sp. FSL R5-0345 DNA region includes the following protein-coding sequences:
- a CDS encoding ABC transporter permease — protein: MDLQTLGQLLNTTLVFSTALIFASLGGIFSERSGVVNIGLEGLMMFGAFAAAVGGYYAQDAGMGEWAPWIGVLCAMAVGVIGSLIHAVAAITFKSDQTISGTVINFLAAGSTLYMVKLLFDGSAETPLIDGFNKVSIPGLSKIPVIGEGIFNSYPTTYLAIVLVIVIYFVLFKTPFGLRLRAVGEHPSAADTLGVKVKRMRYIGVMLSGLLAGIGGATITLTTTGTFGHNTISGQGFIAIAAMIFGKWNPLGAFGAAVFFGFSQAIRNYVQLFEWSKDIPQEFIFMIPYVLTIIVLVGAVGRSAAPKALGQPYDPGKR
- a CDS encoding GNAT family N-acetyltransferase encodes the protein MIRYRRPKQDDVVIFDLIERQLVPLSHLPQTEITKIKKDLPRRLGHGITLVTCPDYESDPNGFVHFLLHGDLLYIDMLAIAPDARRKHLGNMLMDRAERFALSRGCHRSKVSVDLGNAAALAFYRKLGYSVARYQSLSFCYELEKRFS
- the ilvB gene encoding biosynthetic-type acetolactate synthase large subunit, whose translation is MSAQIPELRSTEQLKEKWMEPEVITGSEILLRSLVLEGVDTVFGYPGGAVLYIYDALYGFTDFNHVLTRHEQGAIHAADGYARASGKPGVCIATSGPGATNLVTGIATAYMDSTPLVVITGNVFSSLIGTDAFQEADITGITMPITKHSYFVRDVEDLPRVIHEAFHVANTGRKGPVLIDIPKDVSAAKTLFTPVKTVNLRGYNPCTVPNKLQLDKLVRAIEVAERPIIIAGGGVIYSGAHEAMFEFVKRTEIPITTTLLGLGAFPSAEELWMGMPGMHGTYTANNAIQQCDLLINIGARFDDRVTGRLDGFAPKAKIVHIDIDPAEIGKNVSPDIPIVGDVKTVLEMLIPEVGRASKADAWRTHIAQSKLDQPLRYKDSETELKPQWVIEMINDTTNGEAIVTTDVGQHQMWAAQYYKFNHPRSWITSGGLGTMGFGFPSAIGAQMAHPERLVVSINGDGGMQMCSQELAICAINNIPVKIVVINNQVLGMVRQWQNLIYDKRYSYTDLAGSPDFVKLAEAYGVKGLRATNKEEARDAWQKALETPGPVLVEFVVPKDENVYPMVTQGSTIDHMLMGDE